Proteins encoded by one window of Prevotella nigrescens:
- a CDS encoding FtsW/RodA/SpoVE family cell cycle protein, with product MNLKSLNNIFKGDKVIWMVFFILCMVSIVEVYSASSTLSYKGGNYWAPLLKHVGMLVLGFFTMILVMNTKCRYFKIATLPALGFSFFLLIVVWLTGGVTNGASRWIEIMGIQFQPSELGKGALVLAVAQILSAMQTENGAARKAFKYILILSAIIIIPISFENLSTAMLAALTVLLMMFVGRVPLKQIGKLLGVGALLLVFALVLVMAVGTDKEDNPPKQNLTEQTIDTEENTDTGFFAKLFHRADTWKARINKFLDNKYVAPKDYDLDKDGQVGHANIAIASSNIVGKGPGNSNERDFLSQAFSDFIYAIIIEEMGIIGAVFVAFLYIVILMRAGKIASRCENSFPAFLAMGIAFLLVTQALFNMAVAVGLAPVTGQPLPLISKGGTSTIINCVYIGMLLSISRFAKKRNNDITVQTVSTDE from the coding sequence ATGAACCTAAAGTCCCTTAACAATATCTTCAAAGGAGACAAAGTTATTTGGATGGTTTTCTTTATCCTTTGTATGGTTAGCATTGTTGAGGTATATTCTGCCTCAAGTACACTCTCATATAAAGGTGGAAACTATTGGGCACCACTATTAAAGCATGTTGGAATGCTTGTTTTAGGGTTCTTCACAATGATTCTTGTGATGAACACAAAGTGTCGCTATTTCAAGATAGCCACATTACCTGCGTTAGGCTTTTCGTTCTTTCTTTTAATAGTGGTGTGGCTTACTGGTGGCGTTACTAATGGTGCAAGTCGCTGGATAGAGATTATGGGCATACAGTTTCAACCGTCCGAACTGGGTAAAGGCGCCTTGGTCTTAGCCGTCGCACAGATTCTAAGTGCAATGCAAACAGAAAATGGAGCAGCCAGAAAGGCTTTCAAATACATATTAATTTTATCTGCCATCATCATCATTCCAATCAGTTTCGAAAATCTCTCCACGGCTATGCTGGCTGCTTTAACCGTTCTTTTAATGATGTTTGTGGGGCGTGTACCGCTAAAGCAGATTGGAAAACTATTGGGAGTTGGTGCGCTGTTATTGGTCTTCGCACTTGTGTTGGTTATGGCTGTAGGTACCGACAAAGAAGACAATCCACCAAAACAAAATCTTACCGAACAAACCATAGATACGGAAGAGAATACCGATACAGGCTTCTTTGCTAAACTGTTCCACCGTGCCGATACATGGAAGGCACGTATCAATAAGTTCTTAGACAATAAATATGTAGCACCAAAAGACTACGACCTCGACAAAGATGGACAAGTTGGACACGCCAACATTGCTATAGCTTCATCGAACATAGTGGGCAAAGGTCCTGGCAATTCTAACGAACGCGATTTCCTTTCGCAGGCTTTCTCCGATTTTATTTATGCTATTATCATTGAGGAAATGGGCATCATAGGTGCCGTCTTCGTTGCTTTCTTGTACATTGTTATTCTAATGCGGGCTGGGAAGATTGCAAGCCGATGCGAAAATTCGTTCCCTGCATTTCTTGCAATGGGCATAGCATTCCTGTTGGTTACACAGGCACTCTTTAATATGGCAGTAGCAGTAGGCTTAGCTCCTGTTACCGGGCAGCCACTACCACTTATTAGTAAAGGTGGAACTTCAACCATCATTAATTGCGTCTACATTGGCATGTTGCTAAGCATCAGTCGGTTTGCAAAGAAACGTAATAACGACATAACCGTTCAAACGGTTTCCACTGACGAATAA
- the murD gene encoding UDP-N-acetylmuramoyl-L-alanine--D-glutamate ligase gives MKRIVVLGAGESGAGAAVLAKAKGFEVFVSDMSAIKNKYKTLLNAHNIEWEEGQHTESKILNADEVVKSPGIPKEAPMVKKLIEQGTHIISEIEFAGRYTHSKMICITGSNGKTTTTSLIYHIFKDAGYDVGLAGNIGRSLALQIAEEPHEYYVIELSSFQLDNMYDFRANIAILLNITPDHLDRYDNKFEKYADAKMRIIQNQTHEDSFIYWNDDPVIKKELEKFDVKAVQYPFSELKEKGSIGYIEEGQYTLEQPTPFNMEQEELSLTGKHNIYNSLAAGIASNISGIKKENIRKSLSDFPGVEHRLEKVCKVAGVQYINDSKATNVDACWYALESMKTPTILIIGGKDKGNDYNPIKDLIKEKCVGLVYLGADNKKLHDNFDELGIPVHDTHSMKDCVKACYAMAKPGDTVLLSPCCASFDLFKNMEDRGEQFKSLVHAL, from the coding sequence ATGAAAAGAATTGTTGTATTAGGAGCAGGTGAAAGCGGCGCAGGTGCAGCCGTATTGGCAAAAGCAAAAGGCTTCGAGGTTTTTGTTTCAGATATGTCTGCCATCAAAAATAAATACAAGACACTGCTCAACGCCCACAATATAGAATGGGAAGAGGGACAACACACGGAAAGCAAAATTCTGAATGCCGACGAGGTTGTAAAAAGTCCCGGCATTCCGAAAGAAGCTCCCATGGTGAAAAAACTAATCGAGCAGGGTACGCACATTATAAGTGAAATTGAATTTGCAGGCAGATACACCCATTCCAAAATGATTTGTATAACAGGGAGTAATGGCAAGACAACCACTACAAGCCTTATTTACCACATTTTTAAAGATGCAGGATACGATGTCGGCTTAGCAGGAAATATAGGTAGAAGTTTGGCATTGCAAATTGCAGAAGAACCACATGAGTATTATGTAATAGAACTCAGTAGTTTCCAGCTCGACAACATGTATGATTTCCGCGCAAATATCGCTATTTTACTGAACATCACCCCCGACCATTTAGACCGTTACGACAATAAGTTTGAGAAATATGCCGATGCAAAAATGCGTATCATTCAAAATCAAACGCACGAAGACAGCTTTATTTATTGGAACGATGACCCAGTAATCAAGAAAGAACTGGAGAAGTTTGATGTAAAAGCAGTACAATATCCTTTCTCTGAACTCAAAGAAAAAGGAAGTATCGGATATATTGAAGAAGGACAATACACACTCGAACAGCCTACCCCGTTCAATATGGAGCAAGAAGAATTGTCGCTTACGGGTAAACACAACATATACAACTCTTTGGCTGCCGGCATTGCATCGAATATCAGTGGTATAAAAAAAGAGAATATTCGCAAAAGTTTAAGCGATTTTCCCGGCGTAGAACATCGCTTAGAAAAAGTATGTAAGGTTGCCGGTGTACAATATATCAACGATTCAAAGGCTACTAATGTAGATGCTTGTTGGTATGCGTTAGAAAGTATGAAGACACCAACAATTCTTATTATCGGTGGAAAAGACAAGGGCAACGATTATAACCCAATAAAAGACCTGATAAAAGAGAAATGCGTAGGTTTGGTATATCTCGGCGCAGACAACAAGAAATTGCACGATAATTTCGATGAATTGGGCATTCCTGTACACGATACTCACTCAATGAAAGATTGTGTCAAGGCCTGTTACGCTATGGCAAAACCTGGCGACACAGTACTGTTAAGTCCATGTTGCGCAAGTTTCGACTTGTTTAAGAACATGGAAGACCGCGGCGAACAATTCAAATCTCTCGTCCATGCTTTATAA
- a CDS encoding phospho-N-acetylmuramoyl-pentapeptide-transferase, translating to MLYYIFRWLDQFGISGSHLWGYISFRAIMAMIFALVISAWFGERFIKYLKRKQITEVQRDASIDPFGVKKIGVPSMGGIIIIVALLIPVLLLGRLRNIYLILMVITTIWLGFLGGMDDFIKIFRHNKDGLKGKYKIVGQFTIGLIVGLVLWASPDVKSNINLEMHNNNGKEIVVKHGKEAEKTLKTTIPFIKNHNLDYSEIMSFCDKYKTAAGWILFVFMTIFVVTAVSNGANLNDGMDGMCAGNSAIIGVALGILAYVSSHIEYAAYLNIMYIPGSEELVVFFMAFIGALIGFLWYNAYPAQVFMGDTGSLTIGGIIAVGAIIIHKELLLPILCGIFFMESLSVIMQVYYFKLGKHKGVKQRIFKRTPIHDSFRTQDNQLDPECKYLIKTPHTPVHESKITIRFWIVTIILAALTIITLKIR from the coding sequence ATGTTATACTACATCTTTCGTTGGCTCGACCAGTTCGGCATCAGTGGTTCCCATCTTTGGGGGTATATTAGCTTTCGGGCAATAATGGCAATGATTTTTGCCTTGGTAATCTCTGCATGGTTTGGCGAGAGATTTATAAAGTATCTGAAAAGAAAGCAGATTACAGAGGTGCAGCGTGATGCAAGTATCGACCCATTCGGTGTAAAGAAGATAGGTGTTCCATCGATGGGCGGTATAATTATTATTGTCGCATTGCTTATTCCTGTATTGCTTTTAGGTCGTTTACGTAACATTTATCTCATCTTAATGGTGATTACTACGATTTGGCTTGGATTTCTCGGTGGAATGGACGATTTCATTAAAATTTTCAGACATAATAAAGATGGACTGAAAGGTAAATACAAGATTGTTGGACAATTTACCATCGGCCTGATTGTGGGCTTAGTTCTATGGGCATCGCCAGATGTTAAGTCGAATATCAACTTGGAAATGCACAACAATAATGGGAAGGAAATCGTAGTGAAACATGGGAAAGAGGCAGAAAAGACGCTTAAGACTACCATTCCATTCATTAAAAACCATAACCTTGACTATTCCGAAATTATGTCGTTTTGCGACAAATACAAAACGGCAGCAGGCTGGATTTTGTTTGTTTTTATGACTATCTTCGTAGTAACTGCCGTTTCAAACGGAGCCAATTTGAACGATGGAATGGACGGAATGTGTGCCGGGAACTCTGCCATTATAGGTGTGGCATTAGGAATTTTAGCTTACGTCAGCAGCCATATAGAATATGCAGCCTATTTAAACATAATGTATATTCCAGGCTCCGAGGAGTTAGTTGTTTTCTTTATGGCTTTCATTGGTGCTCTAATTGGTTTTCTTTGGTACAATGCTTATCCGGCACAAGTGTTCATGGGCGATACAGGGAGTCTTACCATCGGTGGTATCATTGCTGTGGGTGCCATTATCATTCACAAAGAATTACTGTTACCAATCTTATGTGGCATCTTCTTTATGGAGAGTTTAAGTGTGATAATGCAGGTCTATTACTTCAAATTAGGCAAACACAAGGGTGTAAAACAACGCATCTTTAAACGTACGCCCATTCACGACAGCTTTAGAACACAAGATAATCAATTAGATCCTGAATGTAAATATCTCATCAAGACTCCTCATACGCCAGTGCACGAAAGCAAGATTACTATTCGTTTCTGGATAGTAACCATTATCTTAGCAGCACTGACCATCATTACCCTGAAGATAAGATAA
- a CDS encoding UDP-N-acetylmuramoyl-L-alanyl-D-glutamate--2,6-diaminopimelate ligase — protein MRLNDLLKYVKPLSITGNTDIDIKGINIDSRKIEQGQMFVAIKGTQTDGHKFIKKAIELGATAILLEDMPEEPIGDNVTYIKVKSTEDSVGKVATMFYGDPSRHLKLVGVTGTNGKTTVATLLYNMFRKFGYKVGLLSTVCNYIDDKAIPADHTTPDPIELNELLARMVAEGCEYAFMECSSHAIHQRRIGGLKFAGGIFTNLTRDHLDYHKTFENYRNAKKMFFDDLDKDAFAITNADDKNGMIMVQNCKAQIKTYSIKRMADFRAHILECHFEGMYLEIDGKEVGVQFIGKFNVSNLLAVYGTAIMLGKKAEDILVALSTLKSVNGRLEPISSPDGYTAIVDYAHTPDALENTLLAIHEVLEGKGGHVITVCGAGGNRDKGKRPLMALEAVKHSDKVILTSDNPRNEDPQSIIDDMLAGLDSAQKKKVISIVDRKEAIRTACMMAQKGDVILIAGKGHETYQEINGVKHHFDDHEVVREIFGLQTHG, from the coding sequence ATGAGGTTAAACGATTTGCTTAAATATGTAAAGCCATTAAGCATAACTGGTAATACAGACATAGATATTAAAGGTATCAATATCGATAGTCGCAAAATAGAACAAGGACAAATGTTTGTTGCCATAAAAGGTACTCAAACTGACGGGCATAAATTCATAAAGAAAGCAATAGAGTTAGGTGCTACTGCTATCTTATTGGAAGATATGCCAGAAGAACCTATTGGAGACAATGTTACCTATATAAAAGTTAAATCGACAGAAGATTCGGTTGGTAAGGTTGCAACTATGTTTTATGGAGACCCATCTCGTCATCTAAAACTTGTTGGAGTAACTGGTACAAACGGAAAAACAACCGTTGCCACCTTATTATATAATATGTTTCGCAAATTTGGATATAAAGTCGGGCTGCTTTCTACCGTATGCAATTACATTGACGATAAAGCTATACCGGCAGATCATACAACTCCAGATCCAATAGAATTAAACGAATTACTTGCAAGAATGGTTGCAGAAGGTTGCGAATATGCTTTTATGGAATGTTCGAGCCATGCTATTCATCAGCGTCGTATTGGAGGATTGAAATTTGCAGGCGGAATATTCACAAACCTAACACGCGACCATTTAGATTATCACAAAACGTTTGAGAATTATCGCAATGCAAAGAAGATGTTCTTCGACGACTTGGATAAAGACGCATTTGCCATTACCAATGCCGATGATAAAAACGGCATGATAATGGTACAGAACTGTAAGGCGCAAATAAAAACTTATTCTATTAAGCGTATGGCGGACTTCCGTGCTCACATTTTAGAATGCCATTTCGAAGGAATGTACCTTGAAATAGACGGAAAAGAAGTAGGCGTACAGTTCATTGGCAAGTTTAATGTAAGCAATTTATTGGCAGTTTACGGAACCGCAATAATGTTAGGAAAGAAAGCTGAGGATATTTTAGTTGCACTTAGTACATTGAAAAGTGTAAACGGACGATTAGAACCTATTTCTTCGCCCGATGGTTATACAGCAATTGTAGATTATGCGCATACACCCGATGCCTTAGAAAATACTTTACTGGCTATACATGAAGTTCTTGAAGGAAAAGGAGGACATGTTATTACAGTTTGTGGTGCGGGTGGTAATCGTGATAAGGGAAAACGACCACTTATGGCACTTGAAGCTGTAAAACATAGCGATAAAGTTATTCTTACAAGCGATAATCCACGCAATGAAGACCCTCAGTCTATCATTGATGATATGTTGGCAGGACTCGATAGTGCGCAAAAGAAGAAAGTTATTTCTATTGTAGATAGAAAAGAAGCTATCCGCACGGCTTGCATGATGGCACAAAAAGGCGATGTTATTCTTATTGCTGGCAAGGGACATGAGACTTACCAAGAAATAAACGGTGTAAAACATCATTTTGATGATCACGAAGTGGTGCGTGAGATTTTCGGATTACAAACACATGGTTAA